The Zootoca vivipara chromosome 4, rZooViv1.1, whole genome shotgun sequence genome has a segment encoding these proteins:
- the SOWAHC gene encoding ankyrin repeat domain-containing protein SOWAHC: MAAAEPSQDAVLQFLSERGGRARNADLLDHFRGYLNSPDQQRRSRARERFKEMVNAVATVRQEPGSGAKYVQLRKKYRVAVAVVAAEPAEEPGGPRLPPEPGGDGEAARREAGEPQKEEEEVAAAAAKRSLPVAVEESGPRQLEAPDAAEVPQATPGGGGGQEGREEQEDSRSQHGEPEPGSGETPPEDDSAAAASGVAPAAAPATTPRCARKNFRERMLGSSPQLKRGGGLAPRGSRSTASGGDSDSASLASSSAEDEGGSNSGASVALDPLEHAWMLCASDGRWESLEGLLSCEPSLLCKRDFITGFTCVHWAAKHGRHELLALLVNFAQRHRLPVDVNARTSGGYTALHLAAMHGHLEVVKLLVGAYDADVDVRDYSGRKAAHYLSRSTADEVRSLVGALQDEADGGATNGSGRWRLSKVLPANLISYKLSHHLLPHHGDDGETGDGAGAPGKAKELSRKTSGSGRIKPRLNKIRFRTQIIHTTPSFRGDAEEEGQEERSLKSSFKLRPKSNVFG, translated from the coding sequence ATGGCCGCAGCGGAGCCGAGCCAGGACGCGGTGCTTCAGTTCCTATCGGAGCGGGGAGGTCGGGCTCGCAACGCCGACCTGTTGGACCACTTCCGAGGCTACCTCAACTCCCCCGACCAGCAGCGCCGCTCGCGCGCCAGGGAGCGCTTCAAAGAGATGGTCAACGCCGTGGCTACCGTGAGGCAAGAGCCCGGCTCCGGGGCCAAGTACGTGCAGCTGAGGAAGAAGTACAGGGTCGCCGTTGCCGTCGTGGCCGCCGAGCCGGCTGAGGAACCCGGGGGGCCCCGGCTGCCCCCCGAGCCTGGCGGAGATGGCGAAGCTGCCCGGCGAGAAGCGGGGGAGccccagaaggaagaggaggaggtggcggcggcggcggcgaaaagGAGCCTCCCTGTTGCTGTGGAGGAAAGCGGACCCCGGCAGCTTGAGGCGCCCGATGCCGCTGAGGTGCCTCAGGCGacccctggaggaggaggaggccaggaggggagagaggagcaggaggacagccgCTCTCAGCACGGGGAGCCAGAGCCGGGCAGTGGCGAGACCCCGCCTGAGGACgactccgccgccgccgcctcggggGTTGCCCCCGCGGCGGCCCCCGCCACCACCCCGCGTTGCGCGCGCAAGAACTTCCGCGAGCGGATGCTGGGCAGCTCCCCTCAGCTGAAGCGCGGCGGCGGGCTTGCCCCTCGCGGGAGCCGCTCCACCGCCAGCGGGGGGGACTCGGACAGCGCCTCGCTGGCGTCGTCTTCTGCTGAGGACGAGGGCGGCAGCAACTCGGGCGCCTCGGTGGCCCTGGACCCCCTGGAGCACGCGTGGATGCTGTGCGCTTCGGACGGCCGCTGGGAGAGCCTAGAGGGCCTGCTGAGCTGCGAGCCGTCGCTGCTGTGCAAGCGGGACTTCATCACGGGCTTCACGTGCGTGCACTGGGCCGCCAAGCACGGCCGCCACGAGCTGCTGGCGCTGCTGGTGAACTTCGCGCAGAGGCACCGGCTACCCGTGGACGTGAACGCGCGCACCAGCGGAGGCTACACGGCGCTGCACCTGGCCGCCATGCACGGGCACCTGGAGGTGGTCAAGCTGCTGGTGGGTGCCTACGACGCCGACGTGGACGTGCGCGACTACAGCGGGCGCAAGGCCGCGCACTACCTGAGCCGCAGCACCGCCGACGAGGTGCGCAGCCTGGTGGGGGCCCTGCAGGACGAGGCCGACGGCGGAGCGACCAACGGCAGCGGGCGCTGGaggctctccaaggtgctgccgGCCAACCTCATCTCCTATAAGCTCTCCCACCACCTCCTGCCCCACCACGGGGACGATGGGGAGACGGGAGACGGGGCTGGAGCGCCCGGCAAGGCTAAAGAACTGAGCAGGAAAACCTCGGGCAGCGGGAGGATAAAACCGCGGCTCAACAAAATCCGCTTCCGGACCCAGATCATCCACACCACTCCTTCTTTCCGCGGGGATGCAGAGGAGGAAGGTCAAGAAGAAAGGTCCCTAAAATCCTCTTTCAAGCTCAGACCTAAGTCCAATGTGTTCGGGTAG